One Cydia pomonella isolate Wapato2018A chromosome 15, ilCydPomo1, whole genome shotgun sequence DNA window includes the following coding sequences:
- the LOC133525874 gene encoding uncharacterized protein LOC133525874, producing the protein MFFEEFCVMLTGVICDPRIPVKLKGLVYKSIIRPVLLYGSETWPVLGRHVQQLHVTEMKMLRWMCGVTRLDRIRNEHIRGSLGIRDVADKLQESRLRWYGHISRRPVDYVGNRCLNLTVQGPSSRGRGRPKKRWLEVVRADMVESNLTSEDAEDRAKWRRLSRRADPGARPGKR; encoded by the exons ATGTTCTTTGAAGAGTTTTGTGTTATGC TAACCGGTGTCATCTGCGACCCTAGGATACCGGTGAAGCTAAAGGGCCTTGTGTACAAGAGCATCATCCGACCAGTCCTACTATATGGTAGCGAGACCTGGCCTGTCCTCGGAAGACATGTCCAGCAGCTTCACGTCACCGAAATGAAGATGTTGCGATGGATGTGTGGCGTTACGCGATTAGATCGCATACGTAACGAACACATTCGTGGCAGCCTTGGAattcgtgacgtagcggataagctgcaggaaagtcgcctccgatggtatggccatataagccgcagaccagtagactacgtcggaaatagatgcctcaacctcactgtccaaggccctagttcacgcggccgcggtaggcctaagaagcgctggctggaggtcgtgagagcggacatggtggagagcaatctcacatctgaggatgccgaagatcgggcaaagtggagaagattaagtaggagagcggaccctggcgctaggccgggaaaacgctag